The Acetomicrobium flavidum genome window below encodes:
- a CDS encoding uracil-xanthine permease family protein, translating into MHKNKRVIFGVNDVPPFTILLLAGAQHVLTLFGATTLVPLILGPEMGMTRAEIGFFISCVYLAMGIATLIQTHPKLGSGLPIVQGSSFSFIPPIMTIIGIYKAMGPNVVMQYVGGALISGGLLLSFLGYSRIVGYIRKIITPVVIGPTIMAIGFSLAPTAVQYNAANYWPISLLVVFLIFLFSLVVKNQYLNIFSVLTSIVTTYLLCLALSALGIFATGHPAYIDLTEVFKAPWFRFTGIMPWGAPKFSVVAFGTGLAGFFSVMIESIGDYHSCSYAAGLDDPSSETISKGIGAEGLNCAISGMLGGVATTSYTENIGLIGLTGVASRWVVRTGAVILILMSTIGKLGALIATIPSPIIGGAYISLFGVIGALGIQVLMRADMGSQRNVLIVGFAFLMALGLPGWVEQNHAVFSTLGVLGEVIWAVLKTPMAVAGICAAVCDSLIPGTDEERGIGVKLE; encoded by the coding sequence ATGCACAAGAATAAAAGAGTTATCTTTGGTGTGAACGACGTACCACCATTCACTATATTACTATTAGCCGGTGCTCAGCATGTCTTGACGCTCTTTGGTGCTACTACGCTTGTCCCTCTGATATTGGGTCCCGAAATGGGAATGACAAGAGCTGAGATAGGATTCTTTATTTCATGCGTATATTTAGCCATGGGGATAGCAACCTTAATTCAAACACATCCCAAGCTTGGTTCAGGGCTTCCGATAGTACAAGGATCTAGCTTTAGCTTTATCCCTCCCATAATGACCATAATCGGGATTTACAAGGCGATGGGACCTAACGTAGTCATGCAGTATGTCGGTGGTGCCCTGATAAGCGGAGGTTTATTGCTTTCTTTCTTGGGTTATAGCCGCATAGTTGGTTATATCCGTAAGATTATTACTCCAGTCGTGATTGGTCCGACGATAATGGCCATTGGATTTTCCCTTGCCCCTACAGCTGTTCAGTACAATGCGGCTAACTATTGGCCTATTTCTTTATTGGTCGTTTTTTTGATCTTCCTTTTTAGCCTTGTCGTCAAAAATCAATATTTAAACATTTTTTCAGTATTAACATCCATTGTCACAACTTATCTATTGTGCCTGGCATTATCTGCCCTCGGAATATTTGCAACCGGACACCCTGCCTATATTGATCTTACAGAGGTTTTTAAAGCACCGTGGTTTAGGTTTACTGGTATTATGCCTTGGGGAGCTCCGAAGTTCAGCGTGGTGGCTTTCGGAACAGGATTGGCAGGATTTTTCTCTGTAATGATAGAGTCGATAGGAGATTACCATTCTTGCTCCTATGCTGCCGGTTTGGATGATCCTTCATCTGAAACTATAAGCAAGGGCATTGGTGCTGAAGGTTTAAATTGTGCCATTTCCGGAATGCTTGGCGGTGTTGCCACGACCTCCTATACCGAAAATATCGGACTAATCGGTTTGACGGGCGTTGCCTCTCGCTGGGTTGTAAGGACAGGTGCCGTTATATTGATATTGATGAGCACAATAGGAAAGCTTGGTGCTTTGATTGCCACCATACCGAGTCCTATAATCGGTGGAGCATACATATCTTTGTTTGGCGTAATTGGTGCCCTCGGAATTCAAGTTTTGATGAGGGCTGACATGGGTAGCCAGAGAAACGTATTGATAGTCGGCTTTGCCTTTTTAATGGCTCTTGGCCTTCCCGGATGGGTCGAGCAAAATCATGCCGTTTTTTCGACGTTAGGTGTTCTTGGAGAGGTCATATGGGCTGTGCTTAAGACGCCAATGGCGGTTGCTGGCATATGTGCTGCTGTCTGTGACAGTTTAATTCCAGGGACTGACGAAGAGCGGGGTATTGGCGTTAAACTAGAATGA